In a genomic window of Zootoca vivipara chromosome 5, rZooViv1.1, whole genome shotgun sequence:
- the A4GALT gene encoding lactosylceramide 4-alpha-galactosyltransferase, whose translation MRKVPTCILKLIKLASKYKLWAVCIIIFKFMSFISIMFYWRIAQDAQDKRQHYSLPTEVKCPPLLTPSSRWPPSSHKDIYFVETSERTNPNFLFMCSVESAARVHPESRIIVLMKGLSSYNKTLPKHVAFSLLSCFPNIEFKHLDLIDLFSNTPLADWYSLAQKRWEPYFLPILSDACRISIMWKLGGIYLDTDFIVLKNLNNLTNVLGMQSKYVLNGAFLSFEPKHKFIELCMRDFVVDYNRWIWGHQGPQLFTRIFKRWCSIRSLRSSKSCKGVTVVPQDAFYPIRWQDWRKYFEAINASELPTLFRNTYAVHVWNKKSQGAQLAITSKTLLAQLQSHFCPSTSRLMKVSF comes from the coding sequence ATGCGGAAAGTGCCTACCTGCATACTGAAATTAATCAAGTTGGCTTCAAAGTACAAACTCTGGGCGGTGTGCATCATCATCTTTAAGTTCATGTCCTTCATCTCTATCATGTTCTACTGGAGAATCGCCCAGGATGCCCAAGACAAGAGACAGCACTACAGTTTGCCTACAGAGGTTAAGTGTCCTCCTCTTCTCACTCCTTCATCCAGATGGCCTCCTTCATCACACAAAGACATATATTTTGTAGAAACTTCGGAACGAACTAATCCAAACTTCCTGTTTATGTGTTCTGTTGAATCAGCAGCCAGGGTTCACCCTGAGTCCAGAATCATTGTTCTTATGAAGGGTTTATCAAGCTACAATAAGACTTTGCCCAAACATGTGGCCTTCTCCTTGCTTAGCTGTTTCCCCAACATTGAATTCAAACATCTGGACTTGATTGACCTTTTCTCTAACACCCCCCTCGCTGACTGGTATTCACTGGCTCAGAAGAGGTGGGAACCTTATTTCTTGCCCATCCTTTCCGATGCATGCCGAATCTCCATCATGTGGAAACTTGGTGGCATCTATTTAGACACAGACTTCATAGTCCTCAAGAACTTAAATAACCTCACCAATGTGCTTGGTATGCAGTCCAAATATGTACTTAATGGTGCCTTTCTCTCGTTTGAACCCAAACACAAGTTTATAGAGCTTTGCATGCGGGACTTTGTGGTGGACTACAACCGCTGGATCTGGGGGCACCAGGGCCCACAGCTCTTTACACGCATTTTTAAGAGGTGGTGCTCTATCCGTAGCCTCCGAAGCAGCAAAAGCTGTAAGGGTGTTACTGTTGTCCCACAAGATGCCTTTTATCCCATTCGCTGGCAGGATTGGAGGAAGTATTTTGAAGCAATTAATGCTTCAGAACTTCCCACACTGTTTAGAAACACTTATGCAGTGCATGTCTGGAATAAGAAAAGTCAAGGGGCACAACTTGCGATCACCTCTAAAACCTTACTAGCTCAGCTGCAATCCCACTTTTGCCCTTCCACATCCAGGCTCATGAAGGTCTCATTCTGA